The Candidatus Aminicenantes bacterium genome window below encodes:
- a CDS encoding outer membrane beta-barrel protein: MKRNTILALASILALGGFLLAAEKTTLKVKVQLANVRSEPNASAPIIAKVTIGTVLQVSGKEGAWYEVNVKDESGKEVTGYIHNTVVEVNGEDEEEAEVKPRATVRHEAPKARHAAKEFAKGGIKLMGGLSMSNLNISETIPATAKKSSKMGFMGGLGYESGGRMAFEMDLLYSPGGAVIKATDPAAKEKFAFSGTAITLPIMLKIRFLAGTTPYILAGGEVGYLLNQKIVMTAADGTSTEYDALDHVNRLIYGLIFGGGVELQSGGINLFLEARYRLGLSNLFKDPTPGTYIKPTALMFLLGVKL, translated from the coding sequence ATGAAAAGAAACACTATTTTGGCGCTGGCTTCTATCCTGGCACTGGGCGGCTTCCTGCTGGCTGCTGAAAAAACGACCTTGAAAGTGAAGGTCCAGTTGGCGAATGTCCGTTCTGAGCCTAACGCCTCGGCTCCGATCATCGCCAAGGTGACGATCGGCACCGTGCTGCAAGTCTCCGGCAAGGAGGGAGCCTGGTATGAAGTGAACGTGAAGGATGAATCCGGGAAAGAGGTCACTGGCTATATCCACAACACCGTGGTCGAAGTGAACGGTGAAGATGAAGAGGAAGCTGAAGTAAAACCTCGCGCCACCGTTCGCCACGAAGCACCCAAAGCCCGCCATGCAGCCAAGGAGTTTGCCAAAGGCGGAATCAAGCTGATGGGCGGCTTGTCCATGAGCAACCTGAATATTTCCGAAACGATCCCCGCGACCGCAAAAAAATCATCGAAAATGGGGTTCATGGGCGGACTGGGATATGAAAGCGGCGGCAGGATGGCTTTTGAGATGGATCTGCTCTATAGTCCGGGCGGAGCGGTTATTAAGGCCACTGACCCCGCTGCCAAAGAAAAATTCGCATTTTCAGGCACGGCCATCACCCTGCCGATCATGCTCAAGATACGTTTCCTAGCTGGCACGACTCCATATATTTTGGCCGGGGGCGAGGTCGGCTATCTCCTGAACCAGAAAATCGTAATGACGGCAGCTGACGGTACCTCCACTGAATATGACGCCTTGGACCATGTCAATCGTCTTATTTATGGCCTGATTTTCGGCGGTGGCGTGGAGCTGCAGTCCGGAGGAATAAATCTGTTCCTGGAAGCCCGCTACCGGCTTGGCCTTTCAAATCTATTCAAGGATCCAACACCGGGCACATACATAAAACCGACGGCTTTGATGTTCTTACTGGGGGTCAAGTTATAA
- a CDS encoding SH3 domain-containing protein yields MKRKIVWMMLFAVVLGGLLLAEEGITFKVKVSTANVRSKPDASAPVIAKVTAGTVLKVYGKEGAWYEVGVNDKAGEEVFGFIHNTMGEARGEEGEETAEPEPTAETEKPEKVEEKPVVVATREVAKARSAQPAKEIMVVKVKVQMANVRSEPDAAAALVGRVPAGTLLGVTSHAGNWYEVNMNDQSGKAVTGFIRDSVVTVVGADEEEKVEKADEEEYTPSRPSSSRQSISRSGPPASTSMHFGINFGAQTDENFNFDPFLWTAGVELDIQFGNFLMLSPEAILVGSGFEFKEFILYPAAILNLTVSSFFVGGGVAKGFFIGSGASGSTDFLLKLNAGLCAPGVKLTVYALMAFDNLFNDMALGATLGFRF; encoded by the coding sequence ATGAAAAGAAAAATCGTTTGGATGATGCTTTTTGCAGTGGTGCTGGGCGGCTTGTTGCTGGCCGAAGAAGGGATTACCTTCAAGGTGAAGGTCTCGACGGCAAACGTCCGCTCCAAGCCCGACGCATCGGCTCCGGTCATCGCCAAGGTGACGGCTGGCACGGTCTTGAAGGTTTACGGCAAAGAGGGTGCCTGGTATGAAGTGGGCGTGAACGACAAAGCCGGGGAAGAAGTCTTCGGTTTCATCCACAACACCATGGGTGAAGCGCGCGGCGAGGAAGGGGAGGAAACGGCTGAACCGGAGCCAACGGCAGAAACGGAAAAACCAGAGAAAGTGGAAGAAAAACCTGTTGTTGTCGCCACTCGGGAAGTGGCCAAGGCCCGCAGCGCCCAGCCGGCCAAGGAGATCATGGTCGTCAAGGTGAAGGTGCAGATGGCCAATGTCCGCTCCGAGCCTGACGCCGCGGCGGCGTTGGTTGGCCGGGTGCCGGCCGGGACCCTCCTGGGGGTTACCAGCCACGCCGGGAACTGGTACGAGGTCAACATGAACGACCAATCCGGGAAGGCGGTCACCGGCTTCATCCGCGACTCGGTGGTTACGGTCGTCGGCGCCGATGAAGAAGAAAAAGTAGAAAAGGCAGACGAAGAAGAATATACGCCATCCCGCCCTTCTTCTTCTCGCCAGAGCATTTCGCGCTCAGGCCCGCCCGCGTCGACATCCATGCATTTCGGGATCAACTTCGGGGCCCAGACCGACGAGAACTTCAATTTCGATCCGTTTCTCTGGACCGCCGGGGTCGAGCTCGACATCCAATTCGGCAATTTCCTGATGCTCAGCCCAGAGGCGATTCTGGTAGGCAGCGGCTTCGAATTCAAGGAGTTCATCCTCTATCCGGCCGCCATCCTGAACCTGACCGTCAGCAGCTTTTTCGTCGGCGGCGGGGTGGCCAAGGGTTTCTTCATCGGCAGCGGCGCGTCGGGTTCGACCGATTTTCTGCTGAAGCTGAACGCCGGTCTCTGCGCCCCTGGGGTGAAGCTCACCGTGTATGCGCTCATGGCCTTCGACAACCTTTTCAATGACATGGCCCTGGGCGCCACGCTCGGCTTCCGCTTTTAA
- a CDS encoding SH3 domain-containing protein yields the protein MKKNSALALLLFLALGGALLAKENAIIKVKVQMANVRAEPDASATIIARVPAGTLLEVTSQAGNWFEVNVSDQSGREVTGFIRDTVVEVVGGDDEENEEARPAYQRNDSAGGAGSAVRFGLNFGVQTDDTFSFDPFYWTVGAGLDFQFGSLLMFSPEVMLVGSGFEFKEFILYPAAMLNITVSSLFFGGGVAKGFYIGNTYGMSNSTDFLLKLNAGLVTRSVKLTAYALMAFDSLFKDMVVGATLGFRF from the coding sequence ATGAAAAAAAATAGTGCCTTGGCGCTGCTTTTGTTCCTGGCCCTGGGCGGAGCGCTGCTGGCCAAGGAAAACGCGATCATAAAAGTGAAGGTGCAGATGGCCAACGTCCGTGCCGAGCCCGACGCCTCGGCCACGATCATCGCCCGGGTACCGGCGGGAACCCTCTTGGAAGTCACCAGCCAGGCCGGGAACTGGTTCGAGGTCAACGTCAGCGACCAGTCCGGCCGCGAAGTCACCGGTTTCATCCGCGACACGGTGGTCGAAGTCGTCGGGGGCGATGACGAAGAGAATGAAGAAGCCCGCCCTGCCTACCAGCGGAACGATTCGGCCGGCGGCGCGGGCAGCGCCGTGCGCTTCGGGCTCAATTTCGGCGTCCAGACCGACGATACCTTCTCTTTCGATCCGTTCTACTGGACCGTGGGCGCCGGGCTCGATTTCCAATTCGGCAGCTTGCTGATGTTCAGCCCCGAGGTGATGCTGGTCGGCAGCGGCTTCGAATTCAAGGAGTTCATCCTCTACCCGGCCGCCATGCTGAACATCACCGTCAGCAGTCTGTTTTTCGGCGGCGGGGTGGCCAAGGGTTTCTACATCGGCAACACCTACGGCATGTCGAATTCGACCGATTTTCTGCTGAAACTGAACGCCGGTCTCGTCACTCGGAGCGTCAAGCTGACGGCCTACGCCCTCATGGCCTTCGACAGCCTTTTCAAAGACATGGTCGTGGGCGCGACCCTCGGCTTCCGCTTTTAA